From Rhodanobacteraceae bacterium, the proteins below share one genomic window:
- a CDS encoding Chemotaxis protein methyltransferase CheR: protein MSDARSGSDAESALRASEGWIAAQNEALRSALADAPLETSLGPLIRGVRAQDPDLRCAIYLFDAAGTALHHVAGLDEDGASLAEGSDVDADSLANALAIPAAQPVIIPDVTVEPRWTPWLPVARALDIRACWSFPIRTGEGRFLGVLAMYGRQARSATPRDHDIVASLARTAALIIVRHQEREARERDVAQLRASHAQLEQANRAKDEFLAMLGHELRNPLQPIVSILELMRLRHSDALAGERAIIEAQVKHLQGMVDDMLDVARIVHGKLELQKAPQDLGDTILRAIEAVRPVLEESRQQIEMSVAAALVVDGDRRRLMQVFANLLGNAAKYSPPGSTIVVGAAVENGQATVRVRDSGVGIDPALRPHIFDMFTQDPQSSGQSHGGLGLGLSIVHKLVKLHGGSVEAHSEGRGHGSEFVVRLPLAGLRDAALPRPEVESSKAVRGRNRTRILIVDDYAPAADSLSELLQVQGFETRVARDGAEALDAAIGFKPTLALIDIGLPQMDGYELARRLRATVGLENLRLVALTGFGQAGDLARAEEAGFDAHLLKPVSLERLDEVTRLAGAPNEPRGPRNDIG from the coding sequence TTGTCTGATGCACGTTCCGGCAGCGACGCCGAATCCGCGCTGCGCGCCAGCGAAGGCTGGATCGCCGCACAGAACGAAGCGCTGCGGTCCGCCCTCGCCGATGCGCCGCTCGAGACATCGCTGGGTCCGCTGATCCGCGGCGTTCGCGCGCAAGACCCGGATCTTCGCTGCGCCATCTACCTGTTCGATGCGGCGGGCACGGCGCTGCATCACGTCGCCGGTCTGGATGAAGACGGCGCGAGTCTGGCGGAGGGTTCCGATGTCGATGCGGATTCGCTGGCGAACGCCTTGGCCATTCCCGCCGCGCAGCCAGTCATCATTCCCGACGTGACGGTCGAGCCGCGCTGGACGCCGTGGTTGCCGGTGGCCCGTGCGCTCGACATCCGCGCCTGCTGGTCGTTCCCGATCCGCACCGGCGAGGGCAGGTTCCTCGGCGTGCTCGCGATGTATGGCCGGCAGGCGCGCAGCGCGACGCCACGCGACCACGACATCGTCGCGAGCCTGGCGCGCACCGCCGCCCTCATCATCGTGCGCCACCAGGAGCGCGAAGCGCGCGAGCGCGACGTGGCGCAACTGCGCGCAAGCCACGCTCAGCTCGAACAGGCGAACCGCGCAAAGGACGAATTCCTGGCGATGCTCGGACACGAATTGCGCAATCCGTTGCAGCCGATCGTGAGCATCCTCGAATTGATGCGGCTTCGCCACTCCGACGCATTGGCCGGGGAACGCGCGATCATCGAGGCGCAGGTCAAACACCTCCAGGGCATGGTCGACGACATGCTCGACGTGGCACGCATCGTGCACGGCAAGCTGGAACTGCAAAAGGCGCCGCAGGATCTGGGCGACACGATCCTGCGCGCGATCGAAGCGGTGCGCCCCGTGCTCGAAGAGAGCCGGCAGCAGATCGAGATGTCGGTCGCGGCGGCGCTGGTGGTCGACGGCGACCGGCGGCGGCTGATGCAGGTGTTCGCCAACCTCCTGGGCAACGCGGCCAAGTATTCGCCGCCCGGATCGACGATCGTCGTGGGCGCCGCCGTCGAAAACGGCCAGGCCACGGTTCGCGTGCGCGATTCGGGCGTCGGCATCGATCCCGCACTGCGGCCGCACATCTTCGACATGTTCACGCAGGATCCGCAATCCAGCGGGCAGTCGCACGGCGGCCTGGGACTCGGGCTTTCGATCGTGCACAAGCTGGTGAAGTTGCACGGCGGCAGCGTCGAAGCGCACAGCGAGGGCCGCGGCCACGGCAGCGAATTCGTCGTGCGGCTGCCGCTCGCCGGACTGCGCGACGCCGCGCTTCCGCGGCCGGAGGTCGAGTCGAGCAAAGCCGTCCGCGGTCGAAACCGGACCCGAATCCTGATCGTCGACGACTACGCGCCCGCGGCGGACAGCCTTTCCGAACTGTTGCAGGTGCAAGGCTTCGAAACGCGCGTTGCACGCGACGGCGCCGAGGCACTGGACGCCGCGATCGGCTTCAAGCCGACGCTGGCGCTGATCGACATCGGCTTGCCGCAAATGGACGGCTACGAACTCGCGCGCCGGCTGCGCGCCACTGTGGGCCTCGAGAACCTGAGGCTCGTCGCGCTCACCGGTTTCGGCCAGGCGGGCGACCTCGCCCGCGCGGAAGAGGCCGGTTTCGATGCGCACCTGCTCAAGCCGGTGAGCCTGGAGCGGCTCGACGAAGTCACCCGGTTGGCGGGCGCGCCGAACGAGCCGCGCGGACCGCGAAACGACATCGGGTAA
- a CDS encoding putative dye-decolorizing peroxidase (DyP), YfeX-like subgroup: MKTSQSGIFSLGTSSHVYLEWDLASGRAAAELVTAIASLREPRTTIGGVNLVSGFRPELWRKVAPDDAPAGLHGFNQPIAGVEGFAMPATQHDAVIWLSGSAYDVLFDTAHQIIAGFKGLASVAEETTSWPYRHDRDLTGFVDGTENPSLVEAPEVVGIPEGKPGAGGSVLLLQKWIHDSAQWEALSMHDQEQIMGRTKPDSIELENKPATSHVARTDQDTFGHVFRRNMPFGTTTRHGTMFVGFCAEQRPLEAMLESMAGVTNGVRDALTRYTHPLTGAYYFVPSTEALRAAAPPDDD, encoded by the coding sequence ATGAAGACCAGCCAAAGCGGCATTTTCAGCCTGGGCACGTCGTCCCACGTTTACCTGGAGTGGGATCTCGCGAGCGGCCGGGCCGCCGCGGAACTGGTGACGGCCATCGCCTCGCTGCGCGAGCCGCGGACGACGATCGGTGGCGTCAACCTGGTGTCGGGTTTCCGGCCCGAACTGTGGCGCAAGGTGGCGCCAGACGATGCGCCCGCCGGACTGCACGGGTTCAACCAGCCGATCGCGGGCGTGGAAGGCTTCGCGATGCCGGCGACGCAGCACGATGCGGTGATCTGGTTGTCCGGCAGCGCATACGACGTGTTGTTCGACACCGCGCACCAGATCATTGCGGGTTTCAAAGGCCTCGCATCGGTGGCAGAAGAGACGACCAGTTGGCCGTACCGGCACGACCGCGACCTGACCGGCTTCGTGGACGGCACCGAAAATCCATCGCTGGTCGAGGCGCCGGAAGTGGTCGGCATTCCGGAAGGCAAGCCCGGCGCGGGCGGATCGGTATTGCTGCTGCAGAAGTGGATCCACGACTCGGCGCAGTGGGAAGCGCTTTCGATGCACGACCAGGAACAAATCATGGGACGCACCAAACCCGACAGCATCGAACTCGAGAACAAGCCCGCGACTTCGCACGTGGCCCGCACCGACCAGGACACCTTCGGCCACGTGTTCCGGCGCAACATGCCGTTCGGCACCACGACGCGCCACGGCACCATGTTCGTCGGGTTCTGTGCGGAGCAGCGGCCGCTCGAGGCCATGCTGGAAAGCATGGCCGGCGTGACCAACGGCGTGCGCGATGCGCTGACGCGCTACACGCATCCGCTCACCGGCGCGTACTACTTCGTGCCTTCGACCGAGGCGTTGCGCGCGGCCGCGCCGCCGGATGACGACTGA
- a CDS encoding alanyl dipeptidyl peptidase codes for MNLRLAVCALALAAASGAAMAAQHPFNAHDLAMMDRVSDPHLSPNGNEVAFTVRSTDWDANKGVNSVWLLDLSKKGAEPRRVTDPKLNANSPAFSPDGKTLYFLATEKDSTQLWSAPVAGGEPVQVTHLPLDVDNFKLSPDGKSLLFSSQIFEDCTTLECTKQKLDAKKDDKATGRLYHRLFVRHWDEWSDHRRGQLFVMPLDGSSKPVLLTRGIDGDVPSKPDGSNAEYAWSPDGKTVYFDVRIAGKTEPWSTNFDVYSVPADGSDAPKNLTAANKAWDAFPLPSHDGKTLYYLAMKVPAFEADRFGIMALDLATGATREIDPQWDRSAGPLTLSADGKTLYTTVADDGNVALYAVDIASGKPTKLLGDGSVLGFDVAGDRIVAARQDFTHPTDLYTLTAQGKDLAQVTHFNASRLANIEFSKATWFTFKGWNGDTVHGYVMPPVGAKPGQKYPVAFIIHGGPQGAWPDEFHYRWNPQTYAGAGFAVVAINFHGSVGYGQAFTDAISQHWGDRPLEDLQKGWAAALQQFPYLDGNNACALGASYGGYMVYWIAGVWNQPWKCLVDHDGVFDARMMYYATDELWFEEHENGGPQFEHPENYEKFNPIDHVKDWRVPMLVIHDSRDYRIPESQGLGAFTALQRRGIPSEFLNFPDEDHLVLKPQNSVMWHKTVIDWLKRWTGSSASSAVQSGAAEAKPQEKGTNLSSSGRGGAERTCAQREG; via the coding sequence ATGAACCTTCGCCTTGCCGTCTGCGCGCTCGCGCTGGCCGCCGCATCGGGAGCCGCCATGGCCGCGCAACATCCGTTCAACGCACACGATCTGGCGATGATGGATCGCGTGTCCGATCCGCACCTGTCGCCGAACGGCAACGAAGTCGCGTTCACGGTGCGCAGTACCGATTGGGATGCCAACAAGGGCGTCAACAGCGTGTGGCTGCTCGACCTTTCGAAGAAGGGTGCCGAGCCGCGGCGCGTCACCGATCCGAAATTGAACGCCAACAGCCCGGCGTTCTCGCCGGACGGCAAGACGCTTTACTTCCTCGCGACCGAGAAGGATTCCACGCAACTGTGGTCGGCGCCGGTTGCGGGCGGCGAGCCCGTGCAGGTGACGCACCTGCCGCTGGACGTCGACAACTTCAAGCTGTCACCCGACGGCAAGTCGCTGCTGTTCTCCTCGCAGATATTCGAGGATTGCACGACGCTGGAATGCACGAAACAGAAACTCGATGCGAAGAAGGACGACAAGGCGACCGGACGTTTGTACCACCGCCTGTTCGTGCGGCACTGGGACGAGTGGTCCGACCATCGCCGCGGGCAGTTGTTCGTGATGCCGCTGGATGGTTCTTCCAAACCGGTCCTGTTGACGCGCGGCATCGACGGCGACGTGCCTAGCAAACCCGATGGCAGCAACGCCGAGTACGCATGGTCGCCCGATGGCAAGACCGTGTACTTCGACGTGCGCATCGCCGGCAAGACCGAGCCATGGTCCACCAATTTCGACGTGTATTCGGTGCCGGCCGATGGTTCCGACGCGCCGAAAAACCTGACCGCCGCGAACAAGGCCTGGGATGCGTTCCCGCTGCCTTCGCACGACGGCAAGACGCTTTATTACCTGGCGATGAAAGTGCCCGCGTTCGAAGCCGACCGCTTCGGCATCATGGCGCTCGATCTTGCGACCGGCGCCACGCGCGAAATCGATCCGCAGTGGGATCGTTCGGCCGGGCCGCTGACGCTGTCGGCCGACGGCAAGACGCTGTACACGACCGTCGCGGACGACGGCAACGTCGCGCTGTACGCCGTCGACATTGCCAGCGGCAAGCCGACGAAGTTGTTGGGCGACGGCAGCGTGCTGGGCTTCGACGTCGCCGGCGACCGAATCGTCGCGGCGCGCCAGGACTTCACGCATCCCACCGATTTGTACACGCTGACGGCGCAAGGCAAGGACCTTGCGCAAGTCACGCACTTCAATGCGTCGCGTCTTGCGAACATCGAGTTTTCGAAAGCGACCTGGTTCACATTCAAGGGCTGGAACGGCGACACCGTGCACGGCTACGTGATGCCGCCGGTGGGTGCGAAGCCAGGTCAGAAATATCCCGTCGCATTCATCATCCACGGCGGTCCGCAAGGCGCGTGGCCGGATGAATTCCATTACCGCTGGAATCCGCAAACCTACGCCGGCGCAGGTTTCGCAGTGGTCGCGATCAACTTCCACGGTTCGGTCGGTTACGGCCAGGCCTTTACCGACGCGATTTCGCAGCACTGGGGCGATCGCCCGCTCGAGGATTTGCAGAAAGGCTGGGCCGCGGCGTTGCAGCAGTTCCCGTATCTGGATGGCAACAATGCCTGCGCGCTAGGCGCGAGCTACGGCGGCTACATGGTGTACTGGATCGCCGGCGTGTGGAACCAGCCGTGGAAATGCCTGGTCGACCACGACGGCGTGTTCGACGCGCGCATGATGTATTACGCCACCGACGAGCTGTGGTTCGAGGAACACGAAAACGGCGGCCCGCAATTCGAGCACCCGGAGAACTACGAGAAGTTCAACCCCATCGACCACGTCAAGGATTGGCGCGTGCCGATGCTGGTGATCCACGACAGCCGAGACTACCGCATCCCGGAATCGCAGGGCCTCGGCGCGTTCACCGCGCTGCAGCGCCGCGGCATCCCCAGCGAGTTCCTCAACTTCCCCGACGAGGACCACCTGGTCCTGAAACCGCAGAACAGCGTGATGTGGCACAAGACCGTGATCGACTGGCTGAAGCGCTGGACCGGATCGAGTGCTTCGTCGGCGGTGCAGTCGGGTGCGGCGGAGGCCAAGCCGCAAGAAAAAGGTACAAACCTCTCTTCCTCCGGGAGAGGCGGAGCGGAGCGAACGTGCGCGCAGCGCGAGGGGTGA
- a CDS encoding Long chain acyl-CoA dehydrogenase [fadN-fadA-fadE operon] — protein MVEGFIHHKGIPVTTNYTAPLADIRFCLYDLLDVEKLFAKLPGCEALNRELIDAVLDEAAKFSQTVLAPLNETGDQEGCKFDKKTGGVKTPKGFKRAYEQYVEGGWAGLTAPESAGGQGLPETLGAPVKEMIDSANLAWGTYPLLSHGATEALRVHGEDWQKEAFLKRIASGEWTGTMCLTEAHCGSDLGLLKTRAEPNTDGSHAISGTKIFITAGEHDFTDNIVHLVLARLPDAPKGVKGISLFIVPKFKVGKDGNAGERNGVRCGSIEHKMGLKGSATCVLNFDGAQGWLIGEPNKGLNAMFTMMNTARLAVGLQGLALSERAYQNALSYARERLQMRALSGAKFPDKPADPLIVHGDVRRMLLTQKALIEGGRALGLYAATLVDIQHRSTDEKEVQRAEALVSFLTPIIKAMLTENANECTGLALQIHGGHGYIVEQGMEQYARDARITTIYEGTTGIQALDLLGRKIVQQRGEGLRLFLEHLAGFCAQHANDDALKPFIPKLSALAKEWAEVTQGLGLRAVSNPDEIGVAAVDYLFYSGYVALAYAWARGVAAADTSTHSEDFKQAKRLTARFYFDRILPRTRTHLAAMQAGADSVLAMPDALFG, from the coding sequence ATGGTAGAAGGGTTCATCCACCACAAAGGGATTCCTGTGACCACGAACTACACCGCCCCGCTCGCCGACATCCGCTTCTGCCTGTACGACCTGCTGGACGTCGAAAAGCTGTTCGCGAAACTGCCCGGCTGCGAGGCGCTCAACCGCGAGCTGATCGACGCGGTGCTGGACGAGGCCGCGAAGTTCTCGCAGACCGTGCTGGCGCCGCTCAACGAGACCGGCGACCAGGAGGGCTGCAAGTTCGACAAGAAAACGGGCGGCGTGAAAACGCCCAAGGGTTTCAAGCGCGCGTACGAGCAATACGTCGAAGGCGGCTGGGCCGGCCTGACCGCGCCCGAATCCGCGGGCGGACAAGGCTTGCCGGAAACCCTCGGCGCACCGGTCAAGGAAATGATCGATTCCGCCAACCTCGCTTGGGGCACGTATCCGCTGCTGTCGCACGGCGCCACCGAAGCGCTGCGCGTGCACGGCGAGGACTGGCAGAAGGAAGCGTTCCTGAAACGCATCGCCTCGGGCGAGTGGACCGGCACGATGTGCCTCACCGAAGCGCACTGCGGTTCTGATCTTGGCTTGCTGAAAACGCGTGCCGAGCCGAACACGGATGGCAGCCACGCAATCAGCGGCACCAAGATCTTCATCACCGCAGGCGAACACGACTTCACCGACAACATCGTGCACCTGGTGTTGGCGAGGTTGCCGGATGCACCGAAGGGCGTGAAGGGCATCTCGCTGTTCATCGTGCCGAAGTTCAAGGTCGGCAAGGACGGCAACGCGGGCGAACGCAACGGCGTGCGCTGCGGCTCCATCGAGCACAAGATGGGCCTCAAGGGTTCCGCGACTTGCGTGCTGAATTTCGACGGCGCGCAAGGCTGGCTGATCGGTGAGCCCAACAAAGGCTTGAACGCGATGTTCACCATGATGAATACCGCGCGTCTTGCGGTCGGCCTGCAGGGCCTCGCGCTCAGCGAGCGTGCGTACCAGAATGCGTTGTCGTACGCGCGCGAACGCCTGCAGATGCGCGCGCTGTCAGGCGCGAAGTTTCCCGACAAGCCGGCCGATCCGCTGATCGTGCATGGTGATGTGCGCCGTATGCTGCTGACGCAGAAGGCGCTGATCGAAGGCGGCCGCGCGCTGGGCCTGTACGCCGCGACGCTGGTGGACATCCAGCATCGTTCGACCGACGAAAAGGAAGTGCAGCGCGCCGAGGCGCTGGTGTCGTTCCTGACGCCCATCATCAAGGCCATGCTCACCGAGAACGCCAATGAGTGCACCGGCCTCGCGCTGCAGATCCATGGCGGCCACGGTTACATCGTGGAGCAAGGCATGGAGCAGTACGCGCGCGACGCGCGCATCACCACGATCTACGAAGGCACCACCGGCATCCAGGCGCTGGATCTCTTGGGCCGCAAGATCGTGCAGCAGCGCGGCGAAGGCCTGCGGTTGTTCCTGGAACATCTCGCCGGGTTCTGCGCGCAGCATGCGAACGACGATGCGCTGAAGCCCTTCATTCCGAAACTTTCCGCGCTGGCCAAGGAATGGGCCGAGGTCACGCAGGGGCTCGGGCTGCGCGCGGTTTCCAATCCGGACGAAATCGGTGTCGCCGCGGTCGATTACCTGTTCTATTCCGGCTACGTGGCGCTGGCATATGCATGGGCGCGCGGCGTCGCCGCGGCGGATACGTCGACGCATTCCGAAGACTTCAAGCAGGCCAAGCGCCTGACCGCGCGCTTCTATTTCGATCGCATCCTGCCGCGCACCCGCACGCATCTCGCCGCGATGCAGGCCGGCGCCGACAGCGTGCTGGCGATGCCGGATGCGTTGTTTGGGTGA
- a CDS encoding Molybdenum ABC transporter ATP-binding protein ModC: MIELDLALQRGEFSLELALRSSARALALFGPSGCGKTSTLLAIAGLLRPQRGRMAINDHVLFDSRAGVDVSTPRRNLGVVFQDARLFPHLTVRENLRYGMPRDAARAFDDVVQLLQLAALMKRKPGQLSGGQARRVAIGRALLRQPHALLLDEPLANLHREARVEVLEHLRGLKREFAVTTILVSHQPDEVIALADQVARIEDGRLEALQDVRAFEIATGAPAVTIGAPAASASG; the protein is encoded by the coding sequence ATGATCGAACTCGACCTCGCCCTGCAACGCGGCGAGTTTTCGCTGGAACTCGCCCTGCGATCGTCCGCGCGCGCGCTGGCGCTGTTCGGCCCTTCCGGTTGCGGCAAGACGTCCACCCTGCTCGCGATCGCGGGACTGCTGCGGCCGCAACGCGGCCGCATGGCCATCAACGACCACGTCCTGTTCGACAGCCGCGCCGGCGTCGATGTGTCCACGCCGCGGCGCAACCTCGGCGTGGTGTTCCAGGACGCGCGCCTGTTTCCGCACCTCACGGTCCGCGAAAACCTGCGCTACGGCATGCCGCGCGATGCCGCGCGCGCGTTCGACGATGTCGTCCAGTTGCTGCAGCTTGCCGCGCTGATGAAACGCAAGCCCGGCCAGCTTTCCGGCGGGCAGGCACGGCGCGTCGCGATCGGCCGCGCGCTGCTGCGCCAGCCGCACGCACTGCTGCTGGACGAACCGCTCGCCAACCTGCACCGCGAGGCGCGCGTGGAAGTGCTGGAACACCTGCGCGGACTGAAGCGCGAATTCGCCGTCACCACGATCCTCGTCAGCCACCAGCCCGACGAGGTGATCGCGCTGGCCGACCAGGTCGCGCGCATCGAGGACGGCCGGCTGGAAGCGCTGCAGGATGTCCGCGCTTTCGAAATCGCGACGGGTGCGCCGGCCGTGACGATCGGTGCACCCGCCGCCAGCGCTTCGGGTTAG
- a CDS encoding Molybdenum ABC transporter permease protein ModB — MNPLTHAETVALALSFKIALVGVFCSLPVAVGCAWLLARKRFFGKPLFEGLLLLPLILPPVVTGYVLLIVFGHHGAIGRWLDAAGLSIAFRWTGAALAAAVMAFPLLVVALRNAFESVDRKLEHAAATLGAGAWRIFFSVTLPLSLRGLVAGLALAFARAFGEFGATITFVSSIPGQTRTLPIALYELISTPGGEGGALRLTLVAVAVALLAGVIGALMLLRGGVRQEAEA; from the coding sequence ATGAATCCGCTGACCCACGCCGAAACCGTCGCGCTGGCGCTGAGTTTCAAGATCGCGCTGGTCGGCGTGTTCTGCTCGCTGCCGGTCGCGGTCGGCTGCGCGTGGCTGCTGGCGCGCAAACGGTTCTTCGGCAAGCCGCTGTTCGAAGGCTTGCTGCTGCTGCCATTGATCCTGCCGCCGGTGGTCACGGGTTACGTCCTGTTGATCGTGTTCGGCCACCACGGCGCGATCGGGCGCTGGCTGGACGCTGCGGGCCTGTCGATCGCGTTCCGCTGGACCGGTGCCGCGCTCGCCGCCGCGGTGATGGCATTCCCGTTGCTGGTGGTGGCGCTGCGCAACGCATTCGAATCGGTGGACCGCAAGCTGGAACACGCGGCCGCGACGCTGGGCGCGGGCGCGTGGCGCATCTTCTTCAGCGTCACCCTGCCGCTGTCGCTGCGCGGACTGGTCGCGGGACTCGCGCTGGCGTTCGCGCGCGCGTTCGGCGAGTTCGGCGCCACCATCACCTTCGTGTCGTCGATTCCCGGCCAGACGCGCACGCTGCCGATCGCGTTGTACGAATTGATTTCGACACCCGGCGGCGAAGGCGGCGCGCTGCGGCTGACGCTGGTCGCGGTGGCCGTGGCGCTGCTGGCTGGCGTGATCGGCGCACTGATGCTGCTGCGCGGGGGCGTGCGCCAGGAGGCCGAGGCATGA
- a CDS encoding Molybdenum ABC transporter, substrate-binding protein ModA — MRRSLGMAACLMTAVGALAAAATTAPPTIFAAASLQPALDQMAHDGWLGAPSPRLVYASSSALARQIENGAPADIFISADERWMDDAAKNDAIVPSTRSDLLGNALVLVAPADSHATVDLARGTAALLDALGSDGRLAIALPDSVPAGIYAKQSLVKLGMWPALQPRMAMARDVRAALNLVVLRQCPLGIVYRSDAVSEPRVKVLATFPADSHKPIVYPVAIVKGHDDAATRALLATLESKRAGDVFRHWGFDVLSQSNPTAIARSNAVRK, encoded by the coding sequence ATGCGACGAAGCCTTGGAATGGCCGCGTGCCTGATGACGGCGGTTGGCGCGCTCGCGGCCGCGGCAACCACTGCACCGCCCACGATCTTCGCCGCCGCCAGCCTGCAACCGGCGCTCGACCAGATGGCGCACGACGGATGGCTGGGCGCACCGTCGCCACGGCTGGTCTACGCATCGTCGTCGGCACTGGCGCGGCAGATCGAGAACGGCGCGCCCGCGGATATCTTCATTTCAGCCGACGAACGCTGGATGGACGATGCCGCGAAAAACGATGCGATCGTGCCGTCCACGCGCAGCGACTTGCTGGGCAACGCGCTTGTGCTGGTCGCGCCGGCCGATTCGCATGCAACGGTCGATCTTGCGCGCGGAACCGCAGCGTTGCTTGACGCCCTCGGCAGCGACGGACGCCTCGCGATCGCGCTGCCCGACTCGGTGCCCGCCGGCATCTACGCCAAGCAGTCGCTGGTGAAGCTCGGCATGTGGCCGGCATTGCAACCGCGCATGGCGATGGCCCGCGACGTGCGCGCGGCGCTGAACCTGGTGGTGCTGCGGCAATGTCCACTGGGCATCGTGTACCGTTCCGACGCAGTTTCCGAACCGCGCGTGAAAGTGCTGGCGACGTTTCCCGCCGATTCGCACAAGCCGATCGTGTATCCCGTCGCGATCGTGAAAGGCCACGACGACGCCGCCACGCGTGCGCTGCTCGCGACACTTGAATCGAAACGTGCGGGCGACGTGTTCCGGCATTGGGGCTTCGATGTGCTGTCGCAGTCCAACCCCACGGCAATCGCCAGAAGCAATGCTGTACGCAAATGA
- a CDS encoding Phospholipid-binding protein, producing MRRMLLGLCLAIFSIVVLAAQPFTLSSRTLTPNGTMPLANVYTECGGGNQSPQLMWHDPPPGTKSFAVTMYDPDANGGFWHWVAYDIAVGAHGLNAGAGTPHNGDAPGDTEQPRNDFGNAGYSGPCPPPGKPHHYVITVYALDVPELGLMAHLSRGDALAAIKRHTLATASLTVTWGR from the coding sequence ATGCGACGCATGTTGCTCGGCTTGTGTCTGGCCATCTTTTCGATCGTGGTGTTGGCCGCGCAACCGTTCACGCTCAGCAGCCGCACGCTGACCCCGAACGGCACGATGCCGCTGGCCAACGTCTATACCGAATGCGGCGGCGGCAACCAGTCGCCGCAACTGATGTGGCACGATCCACCGCCGGGCACGAAAAGTTTCGCGGTCACGATGTACGACCCCGACGCGAACGGCGGCTTCTGGCACTGGGTGGCGTACGACATCGCCGTGGGCGCGCACGGCCTGAACGCCGGCGCCGGCACGCCGCACAATGGCGACGCGCCCGGCGACACCGAACAACCCCGGAATGATTTCGGCAATGCGGGCTATTCGGGGCCGTGCCCGCCGCCGGGCAAGCCGCACCACTACGTGATCACGGTGTACGCGCTGGATGTTCCGGAACTCGGACTGATGGCGCATCTCAGCCGCGGCGATGCGCTGGCGGCGATCAAGCGCCACACGCTCGCCACGGCATCGCTCACCGTCACCTGGGGCCGTTGA
- a CDS encoding DUF488 family protein: MTFKIKRANEPAGKADGARILIDRLWPRGQSKDKLKLTAWVKDIAPSTELRKWFDHDPAKWEEFRKRYRAELDANPDAVAELQALLKEHANATLLFMAHDEKHCNATVLAEYLREHAPRKRAKA, encoded by the coding sequence ATGACATTCAAGATCAAGCGCGCCAACGAGCCGGCTGGCAAGGCGGATGGCGCGCGCATCCTGATCGACCGGCTGTGGCCGCGCGGCCAATCGAAGGACAAACTGAAGCTCACCGCGTGGGTGAAGGACATCGCACCCAGCACCGAACTGCGCAAGTGGTTCGATCACGATCCCGCGAAGTGGGAAGAATTCCGCAAGCGCTATCGCGCCGAACTCGACGCCAATCCCGACGCGGTCGCTGAACTGCAGGCGTTGCTGAAGGAACACGCGAACGCGACACTGCTGTTCATGGCGCACGACGAAAAGCATTGCAACGCGACGGTGCTGGCCGAGTACCTGCGCGAGCACGCGCCGCGCAAGCGCGCGAAGGCTTGA
- a CDS encoding Proteins containing SET domain: MTRRLIVRRSPIHGNGVYAATDIPAHTVLIQYKGRLITHAEADRLYDDGADTGHTFLFTLNDKYIVDANVNGNSARWINHSCAPNCRAYIEEVDGAKKDKVIIESKRAIKAGEELTYNYGIVLEVPHTPKMKKLWACRCGAKRCTGTLLQPKR; the protein is encoded by the coding sequence ATGACACGCCGCCTGATCGTGCGCCGCTCCCCAATCCACGGCAACGGCGTCTATGCCGCCACCGACATTCCCGCGCATACCGTGCTGATCCAGTACAAGGGCCGCCTGATCACGCACGCCGAGGCCGACCGGCTGTACGACGACGGCGCCGATACGGGGCACACTTTCCTGTTCACGCTGAATGACAAGTACATCGTCGACGCGAACGTGAACGGCAACAGCGCGCGCTGGATCAACCATTCCTGCGCACCCAACTGCCGCGCGTACATCGAGGAAGTCGACGGTGCGAAAAAGGACAAGGTGATCATCGAATCGAAGCGCGCGATCAAGGCCGGCGAGGAACTCACCTACAACTACGGCATCGTGCTGGAAGTGCCGCACACGCCGAAGATGAAAAAACTGTGGGCCTGCCGCTGCGGCGCGAAACGTTGCACGGGAACGCTGCTGCAGCCCAAGCGCTAA